In the genome of Bremerella sp. JC817, one region contains:
- a CDS encoding alpha/beta fold hydrolase, which translates to MSVLEPQIDTYEAPDGYPLSYRSWNISRPQAHVILLHGIISHSGWYLKTGSHLANSQFAVHALDRRGCGLNDQRRGDVDRLATLQNDVVTFLRRLPAGTPKLLLGISWGGNLATSIARHFPEELDGLGLLCPGLYSRKAPGTLQNLAVRLAVGLGLGGIQVSIPLQDPKLFTSQPQWQRFIQDDPATLRKLSLRMARVSAELYADATGDPQEINTPTLLMLAKEDQISKNDAIRQFVERFATEDRHIIEYPEATHTLEFESDPSSYLNDLLEWCLSRSIAVSS; encoded by the coding sequence ATGTCGGTATTGGAACCGCAGATAGACACCTACGAAGCACCCGATGGGTATCCGCTATCGTACCGCAGCTGGAATATCTCTCGACCGCAGGCGCATGTCATCTTGCTACATGGGATCATCAGCCATAGCGGCTGGTATCTGAAAACAGGCTCTCACTTGGCCAATTCCCAGTTTGCGGTTCATGCTCTCGATCGCCGAGGCTGCGGTTTGAACGACCAACGCCGCGGAGACGTGGACCGACTGGCAACACTTCAAAACGATGTCGTCACGTTCCTTCGCCGTTTACCGGCAGGTACACCGAAACTACTGCTCGGCATTAGTTGGGGCGGAAACCTCGCGACCTCGATCGCCCGTCACTTTCCTGAAGAGCTCGACGGCTTGGGCCTCCTCTGTCCAGGCCTCTATTCTCGTAAGGCCCCAGGTACGCTTCAAAACCTGGCCGTTCGTCTGGCTGTCGGCCTAGGGCTAGGAGGAATTCAGGTATCAATTCCGCTGCAAGACCCCAAGCTCTTCACCAGTCAACCGCAGTGGCAACGTTTCATTCAGGACGATCCCGCCACGCTGCGCAAGTTGTCGCTCCGAATGGCGAGGGTATCCGCCGAATTGTACGCCGACGCGACTGGCGATCCACAAGAGATCAATACACCTACCCTGCTGATGCTGGCAAAAGAGGACCAGATCTCGAAGAACGATGCCATCCGCCAGTTTGTCGAACGCTTTGCGACTGAAGATCGCCACATCATCGAGTACCCGGAGGCGACTCATACACTCGAATTCGAGTCTGACCCCAGCAGCTACCTCAACGATCTGCTGGAATGGTGCCTGTCTCGATCAATTGCGGTTTCTTCCTGA
- a CDS encoding dipeptide epimerase codes for MRVVRFRAYLLHLPLRKEIKHASTSRHESTNVLIGCELEDGTVGWGEGVPRSYVTGETPEGAIAQWQASNLAQFGRDCQNWSDVIKLCREFSLAQMQDDPRECYGNALRCAVELSLLDAFGIRFGEPVNRIVPLIAEAEPVRTHLEEVRYSGAVTAEKPFKEVISALKMRIYGFQHCKVKVGISANEGDRLKRIRQVLGKRIVIRVDANEAWPIDQVVSRIEPLLPADIACVEQPSLHEEVEGLAEVRRQIDVPIMLDESLTSMVDANAAIQAQTCDLFNIRLSKCGGFLRSLDLAACAQRHGLGYQLGCHPGESGILSAAGRHWATSVADIRFLEGSYDRHLLKDQLTRPDITFQYGGRARRIDRPGLGVSIDPQAIDRLAESQGTYEVS; via the coding sequence ATGCGAGTCGTTCGTTTCCGTGCCTACCTGCTCCACCTTCCCCTGCGGAAGGAGATCAAGCACGCCTCGACTTCGCGACACGAGAGTACCAATGTGCTGATTGGATGCGAATTGGAAGACGGCACCGTGGGCTGGGGCGAGGGTGTTCCGCGGTCGTATGTCACCGGCGAGACGCCAGAGGGTGCCATTGCCCAGTGGCAGGCCAGCAACCTGGCACAGTTTGGCCGCGACTGCCAGAACTGGTCCGACGTCATCAAGTTATGCCGAGAGTTTTCGCTGGCCCAGATGCAGGACGATCCACGTGAATGCTATGGCAACGCCCTTCGCTGTGCGGTCGAACTTAGTCTCCTCGATGCATTCGGAATTCGGTTTGGGGAACCGGTCAATCGAATTGTGCCGCTGATTGCCGAGGCAGAACCTGTTCGGACGCATTTAGAGGAAGTTCGCTACTCGGGAGCTGTCACCGCAGAGAAACCATTCAAGGAAGTGATCAGCGCATTGAAGATGCGGATCTATGGCTTCCAGCACTGCAAAGTAAAAGTCGGAATCTCCGCCAATGAGGGGGACCGTCTAAAACGAATTCGCCAGGTGCTGGGCAAACGAATTGTGATTCGCGTCGATGCTAACGAGGCCTGGCCCATTGACCAGGTCGTTAGCCGAATCGAGCCCTTACTGCCCGCGGACATTGCCTGTGTCGAGCAGCCTTCGTTGCATGAAGAGGTGGAGGGCCTGGCGGAGGTCAGAAGGCAGATCGATGTGCCGATCATGCTGGACGAATCCCTTACCAGCATGGTCGACGCGAATGCGGCTATCCAAGCCCAAACCTGCGACTTGTTCAATATTCGCCTTTCGAAGTGTGGCGGTTTCTTACGATCGCTCGATCTGGCAGCGTGTGCTCAACGCCATGGCCTTGGGTATCAGCTTGGCTGTCATCCAGGCGAGTCAGGTATTCTATCGGCGGCCGGACGACACTGGGCGACGTCGGTCGCAGACATTCGCTTCCTCGAAGGTTCTTACGATCGACACCTCTTAAAGGACCAACTGACCCGTCCCGATATCACCTTCCAGTACGGAGGCCGCGCCCGGCGCATCGATCGGCCAGGTCTCGGCGTCTCAATTGATCCTCAAGCAATCGATCGGCTTGCGGAATCGCAGGGCACCTACGAGGTTTCGTGA
- a CDS encoding SDR family oxidoreductase, translating into MTPSAAAVEVAVVTGASTGIGREFARRLAKRCGKVILIARDAARLEETRQEVVALGAAAEIIVCNLSERSEVERLAQQLSEIPNIEYLVNNAGFGTMGDFVDVDRQQHADMINVHVVATVLLTHAVVAGMKARGRGYIINVASMSSFMIGPGQVTYAATKASLTSFSESLQVELERTGVQVQALCPGFTRTDFHNRPQFEGFDRDTISANLWLTPEKVVDFSLKKLPSKRVVCVPGLKNQFFARLMTFRFVRIIAGKSVRKK; encoded by the coding sequence ATGACCCCATCAGCCGCCGCGGTTGAGGTCGCCGTCGTTACGGGAGCTTCAACCGGCATTGGTCGTGAATTTGCCCGCAGGCTTGCCAAACGCTGTGGCAAGGTCATTCTGATCGCGCGTGATGCGGCGCGTCTGGAAGAAACACGCCAGGAGGTGGTTGCCCTTGGGGCAGCTGCAGAGATTATCGTTTGCAATCTTTCCGAACGATCTGAAGTCGAGCGACTAGCCCAGCAACTTAGTGAAATCCCGAATATCGAATACCTCGTCAACAATGCCGGCTTCGGCACAATGGGAGACTTCGTTGACGTCGACCGACAGCAACATGCGGACATGATTAATGTTCACGTCGTGGCGACCGTGCTGCTAACTCATGCCGTTGTTGCCGGGATGAAGGCACGTGGACGTGGGTACATTATCAACGTTGCCTCGATGTCATCATTCATGATTGGGCCAGGCCAGGTGACCTATGCCGCGACAAAAGCCTCGCTGACGTCCTTTTCGGAATCGCTCCAGGTCGAGCTCGAACGAACCGGCGTTCAGGTGCAAGCACTCTGCCCAGGCTTCACACGCACCGACTTCCACAATCGCCCCCAGTTTGAAGGCTTCGACCGCGATACGATATCCGCGAATCTCTGGCTCACGCCAGAGAAGGTCGTCGACTTTTCGTTGAAGAAGCTTCCGTCGAAAAGGGTCGTATGCGTGCCAGGATTGAAGAATCAGTTCTTTGCCAGGCTCATGACCTTCCGCTTCGTTCGGATCATCGCCGGAAAATCAGTCCGAAAGAAATAG
- a CDS encoding MMPL family transporter: MRRPSPLTLISLGTLVLMALAAPILVLGADQALRTMFNAPIRWIPEKFDSLQTFHEFTSQFDVHEMILLSWPDATVDDPRLDLVAEEIMRRQQQRTEDGLPKLFVGVPNGYRLLQQLTSEPQSLSRTEAIERLKSVLVGPDGKTSTLAIELTPEGALDRRIAHEIALASAEKIVGLPRDQYLLAGPATDGLSIDQMSIESVQTLAIPSSVLAFLLCCICLRSIWFTIPIVIVAAVGQGLVLAFVYWLGLQMNAILIVLPPLVFVLAISAGIHLVNYYYSELSDGNFVTPAVDAIRKGWFPTVLAAVTTAIGLASLMVSEVAPVRHFGIVGAIGLLVTCALLLLVLPGAMEHWPGRKQAANKAGLPWWSPLAGSEDNWLWNQSAQFIRRFHHWIVVTAFVLLAFTSIGLTRVNSTLNVFSMISESTKAVQDQRWFENNVAPSVPVEVIVRFPDLAGDPRMLDKVRVIEKLQNEVLAVDHVQGVISPYTFLPPIPDGGDVRSVLRRTVYRRQVEKQLPMLVEAGYVRKVEGAQLWRISGRVEQDPDIDYGTFLVDLEEQIAPAVAAESDESFPISATYTGVTSVVYDVQRALLKDLFYSFVTAIALVGIVMVVVLRSVVAGTLAMVPNIFPTVLVFGTMGWLNWAVDIGSMMTASVALGIAVDGTFHFLGSFQHALRKGADRFEAIRITYGHCGRALAQTTFVCAAGLLVYNASDFIPARSFSWMLLVLLVIAAVGDLIVLPGLLAGPPGRWFRSERRSKIATDTRDVTAE, encoded by the coding sequence ATGAGGCGACCTTCTCCACTGACGTTGATTTCTCTCGGTACCTTGGTGCTGATGGCACTGGCCGCGCCAATTCTGGTTCTGGGGGCGGATCAGGCGTTGCGAACGATGTTCAATGCGCCGATTCGCTGGATTCCTGAGAAGTTCGACTCGCTCCAAACATTCCATGAATTTACCAGCCAATTCGACGTCCACGAGATGATTCTGCTGAGTTGGCCAGACGCCACCGTCGATGACCCTCGCTTGGATCTTGTGGCTGAAGAAATCATGCGACGGCAACAGCAGCGGACGGAGGATGGGCTTCCCAAACTATTCGTGGGTGTGCCTAACGGTTATCGGTTGCTGCAGCAGTTGACGTCGGAACCCCAGTCCCTATCGCGAACCGAGGCGATCGAGCGGCTGAAGTCGGTGTTGGTTGGTCCCGATGGAAAGACGAGCACGCTCGCGATCGAGTTGACACCAGAAGGTGCTCTGGATCGGCGAATTGCCCACGAGATTGCGCTGGCCTCGGCAGAAAAGATCGTGGGACTACCACGGGACCAGTACCTTCTGGCAGGGCCAGCGACCGACGGACTTTCCATCGACCAGATGAGTATTGAATCGGTCCAAACCTTGGCCATTCCCTCGTCGGTGCTTGCCTTTCTGCTGTGCTGTATTTGTCTGCGATCGATCTGGTTTACGATCCCGATCGTGATCGTTGCTGCCGTTGGCCAAGGGCTGGTGCTGGCTTTTGTGTATTGGCTTGGCCTGCAGATGAATGCCATTTTGATTGTGCTTCCACCACTGGTATTCGTCTTGGCGATCTCGGCCGGAATTCACCTGGTGAACTATTACTACAGCGAGCTGAGCGACGGAAACTTCGTAACGCCTGCGGTCGATGCGATTCGCAAAGGATGGTTTCCAACCGTCCTGGCCGCGGTGACCACGGCGATTGGCCTGGCCTCGTTGATGGTCAGTGAGGTCGCCCCAGTTCGGCACTTCGGCATCGTTGGCGCGATTGGCTTGTTGGTGACCTGTGCGCTGCTGCTGTTGGTTCTTCCAGGGGCCATGGAACACTGGCCCGGCCGGAAACAAGCAGCCAATAAAGCTGGATTACCTTGGTGGTCCCCATTGGCAGGCTCCGAGGACAACTGGCTTTGGAACCAGTCCGCCCAATTCATTCGCCGTTTTCACCACTGGATTGTTGTCACGGCGTTTGTCTTGCTGGCGTTCACCTCCATTGGGCTGACACGCGTCAATTCGACGCTGAACGTATTTTCAATGATCTCTGAATCGACGAAAGCTGTACAGGACCAGCGATGGTTCGAAAACAACGTGGCTCCATCGGTGCCCGTTGAAGTCATTGTGCGGTTTCCAGATCTTGCTGGCGATCCTCGGATGTTGGACAAAGTTCGCGTGATCGAGAAGTTGCAGAACGAGGTTCTTGCCGTCGATCATGTCCAGGGAGTCATTTCGCCATATACTTTTCTTCCGCCGATACCGGATGGGGGTGATGTGCGAAGCGTTCTTCGACGCACGGTGTATCGCCGTCAGGTCGAAAAACAACTCCCGATGCTCGTCGAGGCAGGCTACGTTCGAAAAGTCGAAGGGGCGCAGTTATGGCGGATCAGTGGTCGAGTCGAACAAGATCCTGATATTGATTACGGTACATTTCTAGTCGATTTGGAAGAACAGATTGCGCCTGCCGTGGCCGCTGAATCGGATGAGTCGTTTCCCATTTCGGCGACCTACACCGGGGTGACATCGGTGGTTTACGATGTGCAGCGTGCCTTGTTGAAGGACTTGTTCTACAGCTTTGTCACCGCAATTGCTCTTGTGGGGATTGTGATGGTGGTTGTACTGCGGAGCGTCGTAGCCGGGACGCTGGCGATGGTACCGAACATCTTTCCCACAGTGTTGGTGTTTGGCACCATGGGCTGGTTGAACTGGGCGGTTGATATCGGCTCGATGATGACGGCCAGCGTTGCCCTGGGAATCGCGGTCGATGGAACGTTTCATTTTCTGGGATCGTTTCAGCACGCACTCAGAAAGGGAGCAGACCGGTTCGAGGCGATTCGCATAACGTATGGCCATTGCGGCCGAGCACTAGCACAAACAACGTTCGTCTGCGCCGCAGGGCTGTTGGTCTATAACGCCAGCGACTTCATTCCGGCCCGCAGCTTCTCTTGGATGCTGCTGGTCCTGTTAGTGATTGCCGCGGTCGGCGACTTGATTGTCTTGCCTGGTTTGTTGGCAGGGCCACCGGGGCGTTGGTTTCGGTCAGAACGCCGATCCAAGATTGCAACCGACACTCGCGATGTTACCGCGGAATAA
- a CDS encoding 2-dehydropantoate 2-reductase translates to MTKVGILGAGAIGSLVGGLIQTHDPEVEVVMLSRGEHGRMMEQRGTIVLHGPWGTRETPVTVCTDLEQLRDCDLHILTVKSQDTVETLERVGPYLGDATIVSLQNGTNQTVLRKFLPAEQFLVGMTAINVALVEPGTVSLQLDGVTMIGSTLSDPPQDRIEKALQILRKSGLAFKSHENIVGVQLNKVSINCPGYASVLSQSSFLTECILDRSWRNEVAKPLLDECFAVLKAAGVNLVRVPGPSDIKRFRSLLNLLDVPLLGWIAATVIRITKRKRIVYSVEQDLIRRKPTEIDYVNGEIVRLAKEHGTEAPFNELVVEMVHQLEQRDPLKFFSMDEVVERFRQLRASLS, encoded by the coding sequence ATGACGAAAGTTGGAATACTGGGTGCCGGGGCGATCGGTTCGCTCGTCGGAGGACTTATTCAAACTCACGATCCGGAAGTGGAAGTGGTGATGCTGTCTCGTGGTGAGCATGGGCGGATGATGGAGCAGCGAGGCACCATTGTTCTGCACGGGCCATGGGGTACGCGCGAGACTCCGGTGACCGTCTGCACCGACCTGGAACAGTTGCGCGATTGTGATCTGCATATCTTAACGGTGAAATCGCAAGACACGGTCGAGACGTTGGAGCGTGTCGGACCTTACCTGGGGGATGCAACGATTGTGTCCTTGCAAAATGGGACCAACCAGACCGTGCTACGAAAGTTCCTGCCAGCAGAGCAGTTTCTGGTAGGTATGACGGCGATCAATGTTGCGCTGGTTGAACCCGGAACGGTCAGTCTGCAACTGGATGGGGTGACAATGATTGGTTCCACCCTCAGCGATCCTCCGCAAGATCGAATCGAAAAGGCGCTGCAAATCCTTCGGAAGAGTGGGCTGGCGTTCAAGAGTCACGAAAACATTGTGGGCGTTCAGCTCAATAAAGTTTCGATCAATTGCCCCGGCTATGCCTCAGTGTTGTCGCAGAGCAGCTTTCTCACCGAGTGTATTCTCGACCGATCGTGGCGAAACGAAGTCGCCAAACCGTTGCTGGATGAATGCTTTGCCGTACTTAAGGCGGCCGGTGTGAATCTTGTACGGGTGCCGGGGCCTTCCGATATCAAGCGGTTTCGCAGCTTGTTGAACCTGCTCGATGTACCGTTACTTGGCTGGATCGCCGCGACTGTCATTCGGATCACCAAACGCAAGCGAATTGTCTATTCGGTCGAACAAGACTTGATTCGCCGTAAACCGACCGAGATCGACTATGTCAATGGCGAGATCGTTCGATTGGCGAAAGAGCACGGAACCGAGGCGCCTTTCAACGAACTGGTTGTGGAAATGGTGCATCAGCTCGAACAACGCGATCCACTGAAGTTCTTCAGCATGGACGAAGTGGTGGAACGGTTTCGTCAGCTGCGAGCCTCGTTATCATGA
- a CDS encoding GTP-binding protein, whose protein sequence is MIAQNNSPQLPVTVLSGFLGAGKTTVLNHILANREGLRVAVIVNDMSEINIDAAIVRDGSAALSRTEEQLVEMTNGCICCTLREDLLVEVSRLAREGRFDYLLIESTGISEPLPVAETFTFIDDEGQSLSDFASLDTMVTVIDAKNFLLDFGSWDDLVDRQIGLSEEDTRNVVDLLVDQVEFANVILINKADLVDADQLSLLKSIVARLNPTAQVVTTEYGKLPLSRILGTGLFQLHEAEQHADWLAVPRGEESHETEEYNIGNFVFRSRRPFHPGRLWDMVNREDGILSGILRSKGFAWIATRNDYAYQWSQAGVSIQLNPAGIWWDAASDEYWPEEPEVRSQLMSQFEGKYGDRRQELVFIGINVDRTQVESRLNECLLTDLEFAAGPELWERLPDPLPAIRVEEEHSEEIASNDLP, encoded by the coding sequence ATGATCGCGCAAAACAATTCACCGCAACTCCCTGTGACGGTTCTCTCTGGCTTTCTGGGAGCAGGCAAGACGACCGTACTCAATCATATTCTCGCCAACCGCGAAGGCTTGCGAGTCGCCGTGATTGTGAACGACATGAGTGAAATCAACATCGACGCCGCAATCGTCCGCGACGGCAGTGCCGCGCTCAGTCGGACCGAGGAACAACTGGTGGAAATGACCAATGGCTGCATTTGCTGCACGCTGCGGGAAGACTTGCTGGTCGAAGTCAGCCGCCTGGCACGAGAAGGCCGTTTTGATTATTTGCTGATTGAAAGCACCGGAATTAGCGAGCCTCTGCCGGTGGCCGAGACGTTCACGTTCATCGATGACGAGGGCCAAAGTCTGTCCGACTTCGCTTCGCTTGACACGATGGTAACCGTGATCGATGCCAAGAACTTCCTGCTCGACTTCGGTTCGTGGGACGACCTGGTCGATCGTCAGATTGGTCTGAGCGAAGAGGATACTCGCAATGTGGTCGATTTGCTGGTCGACCAGGTCGAATTCGCGAATGTGATACTCATCAACAAGGCCGACCTCGTCGACGCCGATCAATTGAGCCTGCTCAAGTCCATCGTTGCCCGGCTCAATCCAACCGCCCAGGTCGTGACGACCGAGTACGGCAAGCTCCCTTTATCTCGGATCCTGGGGACAGGCCTCTTTCAGTTGCACGAGGCCGAGCAGCATGCCGATTGGCTCGCCGTGCCGCGTGGCGAAGAATCTCACGAAACCGAAGAGTACAACATCGGCAATTTTGTCTTCCGCTCGCGGCGTCCGTTCCATCCGGGTCGGCTTTGGGACATGGTCAACCGCGAAGATGGCATCCTGTCCGGGATCCTTCGCAGCAAAGGCTTTGCCTGGATCGCGACTCGGAACGACTATGCCTATCAATGGTCTCAGGCCGGTGTCTCGATCCAGTTGAACCCAGCCGGAATCTGGTGGGATGCCGCCAGTGATGAGTATTGGCCTGAAGAACCTGAAGTACGCTCGCAGCTGATGAGCCAATTCGAAGGCAAGTATGGCGATCGCCGCCAGGAGCTGGTCTTCATTGGGATCAATGTCGATCGCACTCAAGTCGAATCGCGGCTGAACGAATGTCTGCTCACCGATCTGGAATTCGCCGCCGGTCCGGAATTGTGGGAACGCCTTCCAGATCCGCTGCCAGCGATCCGGGTTGAGGAAGAGCATTCGGAGGAAATTGCGTCGAATGATCTCCCATGA
- a CDS encoding MFS transporter — protein sequence MKPYLSDNPALRLSTLCILYAAQGIPDGFVRIALKTYLISEQVSTEAIGTVVAMVSWPWALKWIWGPFIDRFGYLPMGRRRPWILAAQFLMTLTLGAMAFIPELTTSVGIIAVMVLLVNVFASLQDVSVDALAVDMLSAKERGVANGFMFASSYGGTFIGGAILGQIILAYGFPSAVSVQIAILLLIAAVPLCLRERPGDLLWPSKKARDHHSRSEEMEHPASLRALFQMLFRAFSLHSTILGASLAVLSLITINSHLIIWPVYLQRELGWTSSDWLFLEGQLAVWFGLGGSVLGGILASALGTKRTVIFSLVALSTCWLAYPMTEAYWSNSTVVTILFLVESTLAAFLQVSMFALFMGICWRPIAATQFTAFMALLNVSNGLGARFSGTMEWAFNISELHIFLAILQIVLVAIVLAINPKEVSEKLEDPHAPEASSENPDEAMLPNTAS from the coding sequence TTGAAGCCGTATCTCAGCGACAATCCTGCTCTGCGTCTGTCGACTCTTTGCATTCTGTACGCCGCCCAGGGAATCCCCGATGGCTTCGTTCGCATTGCCCTCAAAACCTATCTGATCAGCGAGCAAGTCTCGACCGAGGCGATCGGAACGGTGGTTGCCATGGTGAGTTGGCCGTGGGCCTTGAAATGGATCTGGGGGCCATTCATCGACCGCTTCGGCTATTTGCCGATGGGGCGACGTCGCCCATGGATCCTGGCTGCTCAGTTCCTGATGACGTTGACTCTCGGCGCAATGGCGTTTATCCCTGAACTGACAACCAGCGTCGGTATCATTGCCGTGATGGTGTTGCTGGTCAACGTCTTCGCCTCGCTACAAGACGTGTCGGTTGATGCACTTGCCGTCGATATGTTGTCAGCGAAAGAACGGGGCGTCGCGAATGGTTTCATGTTCGCCTCGAGCTACGGCGGAACGTTCATCGGTGGTGCCATCCTCGGACAGATTATCCTGGCCTATGGGTTCCCCAGTGCGGTCTCCGTTCAAATTGCCATCTTGCTGTTGATCGCGGCGGTGCCACTTTGCCTCAGAGAGCGTCCTGGCGATTTACTCTGGCCGAGCAAGAAAGCGCGCGACCATCACTCGCGTTCCGAGGAAATGGAGCACCCAGCCTCGCTTCGGGCGCTGTTCCAGATGCTGTTTCGAGCCTTCTCGCTTCACTCGACGATCCTCGGCGCGTCTCTCGCGGTTCTTTCGTTGATTACGATCAACTCGCACCTGATTATCTGGCCTGTTTATCTGCAGCGTGAACTGGGATGGACCAGCAGTGACTGGCTTTTCCTGGAAGGGCAACTGGCTGTCTGGTTTGGCCTGGGAGGGTCGGTACTCGGCGGGATCCTTGCTTCGGCTCTCGGCACCAAGCGAACGGTTATCTTTAGTCTCGTCGCCCTCTCGACTTGCTGGCTTGCCTATCCGATGACGGAAGCATACTGGTCAAATTCAACCGTGGTGACCATTCTCTTTCTCGTCGAATCGACCCTCGCCGCGTTCCTGCAAGTTTCCATGTTTGCCTTGTTCATGGGAATCTGCTGGCGACCGATCGCGGCGACGCAGTTCACCGCGTTTATGGCCTTGTTAAACGTTTCGAACGGTTTGGGTGCCCGGTTCTCTGGCACGATGGAGTGGGCCTTCAACATAAGCGAGCTTCACATCTTCCTCGCGATTCTGCAGATTGTTCTCGTCGCGATTGTCTTGGCAATCAATCCGAAAGAAGTGAGCGAAAAACTCGAAGATCCACACGCTCCTGAAGCCTCGTCGGAAAATCCTGACGAAGCGATGCTTCCCAACACCGCATCTTAA
- a CDS encoding sulfatase-like hydrolase/transferase, translating into MLVRALAAVGMVIGSFVAIGLADEQVDPKPADPSPNIVVILADDLGWNSVGYHNPEFITPNIDSIAADGITLNRFYVAPMCSPTRAGLMTGRYPIRFGCARAVIPPYRDFGLPVSEVTLPEMLAERGYENRGIFGKWHLGHRRAKWHPLAQGFTHFHGHYNGAIDYFELSRDGVRDWHVDYESSDQQGYATDLIADAAADWIVESAKTDAPYFCYIPFNAPHSPYQAPDDAIERYGNLPDVQGRNEKHREIYKAMIGRTDEGIGRILKAIESTGEADNTIVWFFSDNGGVGNLRDINKPLKGSKLTVFEGGTRVPACVRWPAKIKAGQLSDVVCGYIDLLPTLVGTAGGKSQTLTDKPLDGIDLTSILVKPETETSNRAWFSYHGQSGPEAEHLAVIQEGWKLIVNGPRLTDVKQLKDGSHKVRLFHLQEDLNETTNLANDKPKKVNQLARQLITHRALQPADAVPPYGVGSAGFVPPPLWQLDPANPDELVGGYPAK; encoded by the coding sequence ATGTTGGTTCGTGCTCTTGCTGCGGTTGGTATGGTCATCGGTTCGTTTGTCGCCATCGGTCTGGCTGACGAACAAGTCGATCCGAAGCCTGCCGATCCGTCCCCTAACATCGTTGTTATTTTGGCGGACGATCTGGGATGGAACTCGGTCGGATATCACAATCCCGAGTTTATTACACCGAACATCGATTCGATCGCCGCCGACGGGATTACATTGAATCGGTTTTACGTGGCGCCGATGTGTTCGCCGACGCGGGCCGGGCTGATGACCGGACGGTATCCGATTCGATTTGGCTGTGCCCGGGCGGTGATTCCGCCGTATCGCGACTTCGGTCTACCTGTTTCGGAAGTCACCCTGCCAGAGATGCTGGCGGAACGTGGCTATGAAAATCGAGGCATCTTCGGCAAGTGGCATCTGGGACATCGCCGGGCAAAATGGCATCCACTGGCACAAGGCTTTACGCACTTTCACGGTCACTACAACGGCGCGATCGATTACTTCGAGCTGTCGCGCGATGGTGTCCGTGACTGGCATGTTGATTACGAATCTTCCGACCAGCAAGGTTACGCGACCGACCTGATCGCCGATGCCGCGGCTGACTGGATTGTCGAGTCTGCCAAAACGGATGCACCCTACTTCTGCTATATCCCGTTTAACGCTCCCCATTCTCCCTATCAAGCACCGGACGACGCGATCGAGCGGTACGGTAACCTTCCCGACGTCCAGGGACGCAATGAAAAACATCGTGAGATCTACAAGGCGATGATCGGCCGCACGGACGAAGGCATCGGCCGAATTCTGAAGGCGATCGAATCGACCGGTGAAGCCGACAACACCATCGTGTGGTTCTTCAGCGACAACGGCGGCGTCGGCAACTTGCGGGATATCAACAAACCGCTAAAGGGCTCGAAGCTGACTGTCTTCGAGGGGGGAACTCGTGTGCCTGCTTGCGTTCGCTGGCCAGCAAAGATCAAGGCTGGGCAGTTGAGCGATGTTGTTTGTGGCTATATCGATCTGCTCCCCACGCTGGTCGGCACGGCTGGCGGCAAAAGTCAGACCCTGACCGACAAGCCACTCGACGGCATCGATCTGACGTCGATTCTTGTCAAGCCTGAAACGGAAACGAGTAACCGAGCCTGGTTTTCGTACCATGGTCAATCAGGACCAGAGGCTGAACATCTTGCCGTTATCCAGGAGGGATGGAAGCTGATCGTCAACGGACCGCGGCTAACCGATGTAAAGCAGTTGAAGGATGGTTCGCACAAGGTTCGACTGTTTCATCTGCAAGAAGATCTCAACGAGACAACCAACCTGGCAAACGACAAACCGAAGAAGGTGAATCAACTTGCACGGCAACTGATCACGCACCGGGCACTACAGCCAGCGGACGCGGTACCTCCGTACGGGGTTGGCAGTGCAGGCTTCGTACCGCCACCGCTTTGGCAGCTTGATCCGGCCAATCCTGACGAACTGGTAGGTGGCTATCCGGCAAAATAG